Proteins encoded within one genomic window of Nitrospina gracilis 3/211:
- a CDS encoding sugar transferase yields MKRLFDLTASLFALTFLWPVFLAVAVAIRLDSPGGIFYCQERVGRGGHSFLMFKFRTMVADADQVGSHQTAFGDPRITPVGVFLRKTSLDELPQLLNVVTGDMSLVGPRPDVPAQRSDYTEEQWRKRTSVLPGITGLAQATKRSLATPEERLALDLEYVERQSFWFDMKVILLTIKQVLNIKSAS; encoded by the coding sequence ATGAAACGTTTGTTCGACCTGACCGCCAGCCTGTTTGCGCTGACTTTCCTGTGGCCGGTGTTCCTTGCAGTGGCCGTGGCCATCCGGCTGGACTCGCCCGGCGGCATTTTCTATTGCCAGGAACGGGTGGGGCGCGGCGGCCACTCCTTCCTCATGTTCAAGTTCCGCACCATGGTGGCGGACGCCGACCAGGTGGGGTCGCACCAGACCGCCTTCGGCGACCCGCGCATCACGCCGGTCGGTGTGTTCCTGCGCAAGACCAGCCTCGATGAACTGCCGCAGTTGCTCAACGTGGTGACCGGCGACATGAGCCTGGTGGGACCGCGCCCCGACGTGCCCGCCCAGCGCAGTGATTACACCGAGGAACAATGGAGAAAGCGCACCAGCGTCCTTCCCGGCATCACCGGGCTGGCGCAGGCAACAAAACGGTCGCTGGCGACCCCTGAAGAACGGCTGGCGCTGGACCTGGAATATGTGGAACGCCAATCTTTTTGGTTTGATATGAAGGTCATTCTCCTTACAATCAAACAGGTTCTGAATATCAAAAGCGCCAGTTGA
- a CDS encoding thiamine pyrophosphate-dependent dehydrogenase E1 component subunit alpha — MIQKEHARDLYENLIRIRMTEEAIAEEYAQQEMRCPVHLSIGQEAAAVGVSACLEDTDVVFSTHRCHSHYLGKGGNLNAMIAELYGKQSGCAKGLGGSMHLIDQSVGMLGASAIVGGSIPLAVGAALSFKMDDKKRLAVAYFGDGACEEGVLHESLNFASLHKLPVLFVCENNFVATSSHLLARRPIDNIHEHGNVFGVPGIRVDGNDVGEVVSASQRGVARAREGLGPTLIEARTFRMMRHVGPQQDKNTGIRTETLWEEWEQKCPVRRFEDLCLKNGWLTQEDMNGIRKGIQEAIQAAFEFAKSSEDAVWV; from the coding sequence ATGATCCAGAAAGAACACGCACGCGACCTGTACGAAAACCTGATCCGCATCCGCATGACCGAAGAAGCGATCGCGGAAGAATACGCCCAGCAGGAGATGCGCTGCCCGGTGCACCTGTCCATCGGACAGGAAGCGGCGGCGGTCGGCGTCTCCGCCTGCCTCGAAGACACCGACGTCGTGTTCAGCACGCACCGCTGTCACAGTCATTACCTCGGCAAGGGCGGCAACCTGAACGCGATGATCGCGGAACTCTACGGCAAGCAAAGTGGTTGCGCCAAAGGGTTGGGTGGCTCCATGCACCTGATCGACCAGAGCGTCGGCATGCTGGGCGCCTCGGCCATCGTCGGCGGCAGTATTCCCCTTGCGGTCGGCGCCGCATTGTCTTTCAAAATGGACGACAAGAAGCGCTTGGCGGTTGCGTACTTCGGCGACGGCGCCTGCGAGGAAGGCGTTCTGCACGAAAGCCTCAACTTCGCCTCGCTTCACAAACTGCCGGTGCTGTTCGTCTGCGAGAACAATTTCGTCGCCACCTCGTCGCACCTTTTGGCGCGCCGCCCCATCGACAACATCCATGAGCACGGCAACGTGTTCGGCGTGCCCGGCATTCGTGTTGACGGCAATGACGTCGGCGAAGTGGTCAGCGCCAGTCAGCGCGGTGTCGCCCGCGCGCGCGAGGGACTCGGTCCCACGCTCATCGAGGCGCGCACCTTCCGCATGATGCGCCACGTCGGTCCGCAACAGGACAAGAACACCGGCATCCGCACCGAAACGCTGTGGGAGGAATGGGAACAGAAATGCCCGGTGCGCCGCTTCGAGGATTTGTGCCTCAAGAACGGCTGGCTCACGCAGGAAGACATGAACGGTATCCGCAAGGGTATCCAGGAAGCAATCCAGGCGGCCTTCGAGTTCGCCAAATCCAGCGAGGACGCGGTATGGGTGTGA
- a CDS encoding radical SAM protein, protein MSESDSNKNRFGLDANTHIPKDVPLAKTPGHKLRTSNTIVDRKALHETQIKLKEQAVDSKKIDKMDDQEVEYVQFEDQVGIIRKSAGEEEEAQEPVPNMFTGPSYRNQKERFRFDGHKMMHHLDRVMSWMQGGRFAPIHIDMGLTKFCNTACLYCYAVVQNMTKGTMIQRDALLRYIEDCGKLGVRSIGFIGDGEPTLNPAMYDATVLAKQMGVDTSMATNGLIIDMDRAHELLRDMTFIRINLSAGTPEGFRRVHQSTEENFHLLVENIRELVRIKKENNYQCTIGLQMVLIPECFEEVIPEAKLGAELDVDYFVIKHCSDSEYKEIGINYENYLSLEEMLHEAEGYSNDSYVVQVKWNKIMAAGESDLYKDGYRKYDVCYGTPFLLQISGNGKVYPCGPFFNKDRFYIGDLHTDSFYDMVMGDRYWEVHEDVANSVDVHKDCAIGCRQDYVNKFLWDLKNAPEHVNFI, encoded by the coding sequence ATGAGCGAATCTGATTCGAATAAAAACCGTTTTGGTCTCGACGCAAACACCCACATCCCCAAGGATGTTCCGCTTGCCAAAACCCCGGGACACAAACTGCGTACGTCCAACACCATTGTCGACCGCAAGGCCCTGCACGAAACGCAGATCAAACTGAAAGAACAGGCGGTCGATTCCAAAAAAATCGACAAGATGGACGACCAGGAAGTGGAGTACGTCCAGTTCGAGGACCAGGTCGGCATCATCCGTAAAAGCGCCGGAGAAGAAGAGGAAGCGCAGGAACCGGTTCCGAACATGTTCACCGGTCCGAGCTACCGCAACCAGAAAGAACGGTTCCGCTTCGACGGCCACAAGATGATGCACCACCTCGACCGCGTGATGTCCTGGATGCAGGGCGGCCGCTTCGCCCCCATCCACATCGACATGGGCCTGACCAAATTCTGCAACACCGCCTGTCTTTACTGCTATGCGGTTGTGCAGAACATGACCAAGGGCACCATGATCCAGCGCGACGCCCTGCTCCGCTACATCGAGGACTGCGGCAAACTCGGCGTGCGTTCCATCGGCTTCATCGGCGACGGCGAACCGACGCTGAACCCGGCCATGTACGACGCCACCGTGCTCGCCAAGCAGATGGGCGTGGACACCTCCATGGCCACCAACGGGCTGATCATCGACATGGATCGCGCGCATGAACTCCTGCGCGACATGACTTTCATCCGCATCAACCTGTCCGCGGGCACGCCGGAAGGCTTCCGCCGCGTGCACCAGTCCACCGAGGAAAACTTCCACCTGCTGGTGGAAAACATCCGCGAGCTGGTGCGCATCAAGAAGGAAAACAATTACCAGTGCACGATCGGCCTGCAGATGGTGCTCATCCCGGAATGCTTCGAGGAAGTCATCCCGGAGGCCAAGCTGGGCGCGGAGCTGGACGTCGATTACTTCGTCATCAAGCACTGCTCCGACTCCGAGTACAAGGAGATCGGCATCAATTACGAAAACTACCTGTCTCTCGAGGAGATGCTCCACGAAGCCGAAGGCTACAGCAACGACAGCTACGTCGTGCAGGTGAAGTGGAACAAGATCATGGCGGCGGGCGAATCCGACCTGTACAAGGACGGCTACCGGAAATACGACGTGTGCTACGGCACGCCGTTCCTGCTCCAGATCTCCGGCAACGGCAAGGTGTATCCCTGCGGCCCGTTCTTCAACAAGGACCGCTTCTACATCGGCGACCTGCACACCGACTCGTTCTACGACATGGTGATGGGCGACCGTTACTGGGAGGTGCACGAGGACGTCGCCAACTCGGTGGACGTGCACAAGGACTGCGCCATCGGCTGCCGGCAGGACTACGTCAACAAGTTCCTGTGGGACCTGAAGAACGCGCCGGAACACGTCAACTTCATCTAA
- a CDS encoding class I SAM-dependent methyltransferase — translation MDRKEYWDQNYLEYWKQRVEEADDRAAESQVIPKDPVTGSDRVIRDLLMRHPFRQGNVLEVGCAWGRWFAFYREHGLEVHGVDISTAMVEAAQKDWQEQEGIGSIKEAEAEALPFEDNRFDNVTCLAVFDATYQHQALAEMFRVARPGAFLVVTGKGDRYFEDDTAALDAEAGARRKQHPNFFTDVPAMLNQITAQSHTLLSAYYFPRRGDFGQSRFVTETQDPFYEYMLFFEKGEHRFAFTPFSADRSLTFNAVRGTG, via the coding sequence ATGGACCGCAAAGAATACTGGGACCAAAATTATCTCGAATACTGGAAACAACGGGTGGAGGAAGCCGACGACCGCGCCGCCGAAAGCCAAGTGATACCCAAAGACCCGGTGACGGGGAGCGACCGGGTGATCCGCGATCTTTTGATGCGTCACCCTTTTCGTCAGGGCAACGTGCTCGAGGTCGGGTGTGCGTGGGGACGCTGGTTCGCTTTCTACCGGGAGCACGGGCTGGAGGTGCACGGCGTGGACATCTCGACCGCCATGGTCGAGGCCGCGCAAAAGGACTGGCAGGAACAGGAAGGAATCGGTTCCATCAAAGAGGCCGAGGCCGAGGCCCTGCCGTTTGAAGACAACCGGTTCGACAATGTCACCTGTCTCGCCGTGTTCGATGCGACTTACCAACACCAGGCGCTGGCGGAAATGTTCCGCGTTGCCCGGCCGGGCGCGTTCCTCGTGGTGACGGGCAAGGGCGACCGGTACTTTGAAGACGACACCGCGGCGCTGGATGCGGAAGCGGGAGCGCGCCGCAAACAGCATCCGAATTTTTTCACCGACGTCCCGGCCATGCTGAACCAGATCACCGCACAATCGCATACGCTGCTGTCCGCCTATTACTTTCCGCGGCGCGGGGATTTCGGACAGAGCCGTTTCGTCACCGAAACCCAAGACCCGTTTTACGAGTACATGCTGTTTTTTGAAAAAGGGGAACACCGGTTCGCCTTCACGCCGTTCTCCGCGGACCGGTCTCTAACTTTCAACGCCGTGCGCGGCACCGGTTGA
- a CDS encoding formate/nitrite transporter family protein: MFDTDIDNLSNQAEKKIAYLKRSPGGYFLLSALAGIYLGFGIVLIFSIGGPIAAGGGGAYLKLIMGASFGIALSLVIFAGSELFTGNNMVFAVGRLSRRIGIRPILYLFGLCFIGNLCGSVFLAWLVTEGGSLPASSQELIVKVAGMKMNLSAKEAFLRGILCNWLVCLAVWIALRTKNESARLIMIFWCLFAFIASAYEHSIANQTLLSLAMFLPHGAEVSLGGFIHNQIWVTLGNMVGGGLLVGMVYWLANSQPETQAESEPALIQETLQEESA, from the coding sequence ATGTTTGATACGGACATCGACAATCTTTCCAATCAGGCGGAAAAGAAAATCGCATATTTGAAACGTTCGCCGGGCGGCTACTTTCTGCTGTCCGCACTGGCGGGCATTTATCTCGGCTTCGGCATCGTGCTGATCTTTTCGATCGGCGGGCCCATCGCCGCAGGCGGCGGCGGGGCGTATTTGAAACTCATCATGGGCGCGAGCTTCGGCATCGCTTTGAGCCTGGTCATCTTCGCGGGTTCGGAGCTGTTCACCGGCAACAACATGGTGTTCGCCGTGGGACGGCTTTCCAGGCGCATCGGCATCAGGCCCATCCTGTACCTGTTCGGCCTGTGTTTCATCGGCAACCTGTGCGGTTCGGTGTTCCTCGCCTGGCTGGTGACGGAAGGCGGCAGTCTGCCCGCATCGTCGCAGGAATTGATCGTGAAGGTCGCCGGCATGAAGATGAACCTGAGCGCGAAAGAGGCGTTCCTGCGCGGCATCCTGTGCAACTGGCTGGTGTGCCTGGCGGTGTGGATCGCCCTGCGCACGAAAAACGAGTCGGCGCGCCTCATCATGATTTTCTGGTGCCTGTTCGCCTTCATCGCCAGCGCGTATGAACACAGCATCGCCAACCAGACGCTGCTCAGCCTCGCGATGTTCCTGCCGCACGGCGCGGAGGTGAGCCTCGGCGGATTCATCCACAACCAGATCTGGGTGACGCTGGGCAACATGGTGGGCGGTGGCCTGCTGGTGGGCATGGTGTACTGGCTGGCGAACTCGCAACCGGAAACGCAGGCCGAGTCCGAACCGGCCCTGATACAGGAAACGCTGCAGGAAGAGAGCGCCTGA
- the murJ gene encoding murein biosynthesis integral membrane protein MurJ — MESKSVFRQLLSAGLWVSGGVLLGRMAGFVREIAIASQFGVSEDADVVLFALTLPDFLISILLGGALAAALIPQYQSHAQKEKNALLLQSAAVVGLTFVVLALGLIAAAEFVVAVFAPGFEAEAARKGESLLAIVLWLLPLTALAGVTTGFLQAQGHFAVPALGTLIFNLTLIGALWGFLDGPNGLVLFAGAMIVGGLLRLLSQVLCLPKYGVMQGTAPGWWIDKGLLLRYGQALGAGSLLFLLPVIARALASLEGPGGFATLNYATKLIDLPMGVGLGVFSVVLLPKMSECFIQGRDEEGVSLARNGVLGIFAISYTLILIFAWWGDALTEIVYGWGAMSEQDTKEIAFLAVLGMTLLPAQGAATLLAATANARKDTALAFRASVGGLVVFLPVAWFAASAFGLTGIVASLILTYWVVMGYQSILLKKRHGIHLLDGPLALDLLRIGLVCPLALAPFALATTALESGLPGILLFASLAGVTLLFVSGAAIPRYREYLINRLRPRPDA; from the coding sequence ATGGAATCAAAATCGGTATTCCGCCAACTGCTTTCGGCAGGCCTGTGGGTCTCCGGAGGCGTCCTGCTGGGCCGCATGGCTGGATTCGTGCGCGAGATCGCCATCGCCTCGCAGTTCGGCGTCTCGGAGGACGCGGACGTGGTGCTGTTCGCCCTCACCCTGCCGGATTTCCTGATCAGCATCCTTCTGGGAGGTGCGCTGGCGGCCGCCCTCATACCGCAGTACCAAAGCCACGCGCAAAAAGAGAAAAACGCCCTTCTCCTGCAGTCGGCCGCGGTCGTCGGGCTGACGTTCGTGGTGCTGGCACTGGGACTGATCGCCGCCGCCGAATTCGTGGTCGCCGTATTCGCACCGGGGTTCGAAGCCGAGGCGGCACGCAAGGGAGAGTCCCTGCTTGCCATCGTACTGTGGCTGTTGCCGCTCACCGCACTGGCGGGGGTGACCACGGGATTCCTCCAGGCACAGGGGCATTTCGCGGTGCCCGCACTGGGCACACTGATCTTCAACCTCACCCTGATCGGAGCGTTGTGGGGATTCCTGGACGGACCCAACGGTCTCGTTCTGTTCGCCGGGGCGATGATCGTGGGTGGACTCCTGCGCCTGCTGTCACAGGTGCTGTGCCTGCCGAAGTACGGCGTGATGCAGGGCACGGCGCCGGGATGGTGGATCGATAAAGGTCTCCTGCTCCGCTACGGGCAGGCGTTGGGCGCGGGAAGCCTGTTGTTCCTGCTGCCGGTGATCGCCCGCGCGCTGGCGTCGCTGGAAGGGCCCGGCGGGTTCGCAACGCTCAACTACGCAACCAAGCTGATCGACCTGCCGATGGGAGTCGGCCTCGGCGTGTTCTCGGTGGTGTTGCTGCCCAAAATGTCGGAATGCTTCATCCAGGGACGCGATGAAGAAGGCGTGTCGCTGGCTCGCAACGGCGTGCTCGGCATCTTCGCCATCTCGTACACCTTGATCCTGATTTTCGCCTGGTGGGGCGACGCGTTGACCGAGATCGTGTACGGCTGGGGCGCGATGTCGGAGCAGGATACGAAAGAGATCGCGTTCCTTGCGGTGCTCGGCATGACCCTGCTTCCGGCACAGGGTGCGGCCACGCTTCTGGCCGCCACGGCCAACGCCAGAAAAGACACGGCGCTGGCTTTCCGTGCCAGCGTGGGGGGCCTGGTGGTGTTCCTGCCGGTGGCCTGGTTCGCCGCAAGCGCCTTCGGCCTGACAGGCATCGTGGCGTCCCTCATTCTCACCTACTGGGTGGTGATGGGGTACCAGTCGATCCTGTTGAAAAAACGGCACGGGATTCATCTGCTTGACGGCCCGCTGGCCCTCGATCTGCTGCGCATCGGCCTGGTGTGCCCGCTGGCCTTGGCCCCGTTTGCGCTGGCCACCACCGCACTGGAATCCGGCCTGCCCGGCATTCTGCTGTTTGCGTCGCTGGCCGGGGTGACGCTCCTGTTCGTCAGCGGTGCGGCGATCCCGCGCTACCGCGAGTATCTCATCAACCGATTGCGTCCGCGCCCGGACGCCTGA
- a CDS encoding acylneuraminate cytidylyltransferase family protein has translation MTTIATICARGGSKGVPRKNIRPVLGRPLIEYTIEQAKACTLIDQVYVSTEDEEIAEVARRAGAEVPFLRPAELASDNAAKIPVIRHLVDGVSRLGVDVRTIVDLDPTSPCARWRTSWPASPC, from the coding sequence GTGACCACCATCGCCACCATTTGCGCCCGCGGCGGTTCCAAAGGGGTGCCCCGAAAAAACATCCGGCCCGTCCTCGGCCGACCGTTGATCGAATACACCATCGAACAGGCAAAAGCGTGTACGTTGATCGACCAGGTCTACGTTTCCACAGAGGATGAAGAAATCGCCGAAGTGGCGCGCCGGGCGGGAGCGGAGGTGCCGTTTCTGCGTCCGGCGGAACTTGCCAGCGACAACGCGGCGAAGATTCCCGTCATTCGGCACCTGGTGGACGGCGTTTCCAGACTGGGCGTGGATGTCCGCACCATTGTCGACCTCGATCCCACCTCCCCCTGCGCGAGGTGGCGGACATCGTGGCCTGCATCGCCCTGCTAG
- a CDS encoding radical SAM protein — protein sequence MGIQINEKTETVSDKHKIDGHKLNYHVDRVNEWLSGSRTVYPIYIEIAPTGACNHRCTFCAVDYIGYKVVHLDTDLLKNRLTEMGRLGVRSIMYAGEGEPLLHKDLPDIIQHTKKSGIDIAITTNAVPMTKKWSEAALDAVTWIKTSINAGTAESYAQVHQTKADDFNKVLSNLETAANLKAKRGDTCTLGAQMVLLPENEHEAVTLGQRMRDVGMDYLVIKPYSQHKKSITRKYENIDYSKSIQLKDDLAALNTDNFSVVFRDNTLTKLFDDSHYYQKCYSTPNFWAYVMADGAVYGCSAYLLDDRFNYGNITENTFQEIWEGEKRMANLEYVENELNISECRKNCRMDEVNRYLWDIKHPPAHVNFI from the coding sequence ATGGGAATCCAGATCAACGAAAAGACCGAAACCGTGAGCGACAAGCACAAAATCGACGGACACAAACTGAATTACCATGTTGACCGCGTCAACGAATGGCTGTCCGGGTCGCGCACCGTGTACCCCATTTATATAGAAATCGCCCCGACAGGCGCCTGCAACCACCGTTGCACCTTCTGCGCCGTCGACTACATCGGCTACAAGGTCGTCCACCTGGACACGGACCTGCTCAAAAACCGGCTGACGGAAATGGGCCGCCTCGGCGTGCGCAGCATCATGTATGCGGGCGAGGGCGAACCGCTCCTGCACAAGGACCTGCCGGACATCATCCAGCACACAAAAAAATCGGGCATTGACATCGCCATCACCACCAACGCCGTGCCCATGACCAAAAAATGGTCCGAGGCCGCGCTGGATGCCGTCACTTGGATCAAGACCAGCATCAACGCCGGCACCGCGGAATCCTACGCGCAGGTGCACCAGACGAAAGCCGACGACTTCAACAAGGTGTTGAGCAACCTGGAGACCGCCGCCAACCTGAAAGCGAAACGCGGCGATACCTGCACGCTCGGCGCGCAGATGGTCCTGCTCCCGGAAAACGAGCACGAAGCGGTCACGCTGGGCCAGCGCATGCGGGACGTCGGCATGGATTACCTCGTCATCAAGCCGTACTCCCAGCACAAGAAAAGCATCACGCGCAAATACGAGAACATCGACTACTCCAAGTCCATCCAGTTGAAGGACGATCTGGCCGCGCTCAACACGGACAACTTCTCGGTCGTCTTCCGCGACAACACGCTGACCAAGCTGTTCGATGACAGCCATTACTACCAGAAATGCTATTCGACGCCGAACTTCTGGGCCTACGTCATGGCCGACGGCGCGGTGTACGGGTGCAGTGCGTATTTGCTGGACGACCGTTTCAATTACGGCAACATCACCGAAAACACCTTCCAGGAAATCTGGGAAGGCGAAAAGCGCATGGCCAACCTCGAGTACGTCGAGAACGAACTCAACATCTCCGAGTGCCGCAAGAACTGCCGCATGGACGAGGTGAACCGTTACCTGTGGGACATCAAGCACCCGCCCGCCCACGTCAACTTCATCTGA
- a CDS encoding Gfo/Idh/MocA family protein, protein MRALIIGTGSIGTRHVENIRELFPETEFVFLRREAVRDALADACRAEVVANFYETLQPRPDFAVVATPSGLHMDAITPLIEAAIPFYLEKPAVTRQSDVDALRRLLKENKFSGPTFVGCNLRFLESIVRIRDILKEGSLGTVVRTQLTVGQWLPDWRKAQDYRQSYSARSDLGGGVIFDLIHEFDLARWWFGEFEHVTGHSGKFSMLDIDAEDTATILLKKKEGPPLVTINMDYVSRQPVRRYELVGDRATLVWDLGERTLKKIGARETEIIDCGVSGFDMVDSYRTAMRHFIQCVETLQPTCLDVTDGLKTTELALKARLGVGL, encoded by the coding sequence ATGCGCGCCCTGATCATCGGCACCGGGTCGATCGGTACCCGGCACGTGGAGAATATTCGCGAACTGTTTCCGGAAACGGAGTTTGTATTCCTGCGGCGGGAAGCGGTACGCGATGCCCTGGCCGATGCCTGCCGGGCGGAAGTCGTCGCCAATTTTTACGAAACCCTGCAACCACGTCCGGACTTTGCCGTGGTCGCGACGCCCTCCGGCCTGCACATGGACGCCATCACCCCGCTCATCGAAGCGGCGATTCCGTTCTACCTGGAAAAGCCCGCCGTCACCAGACAGTCTGACGTGGACGCCCTGCGCCGCCTGTTGAAGGAAAACAAGTTCAGCGGTCCCACGTTTGTCGGCTGCAACCTGCGGTTTCTGGAATCCATCGTGCGCATCCGCGATATTTTGAAAGAGGGTTCGCTGGGCACCGTGGTGCGAACGCAGTTGACCGTCGGTCAATGGCTGCCGGACTGGCGCAAGGCTCAGGACTACCGGCAGAGTTACAGTGCACGGAGCGACCTGGGTGGCGGGGTGATCTTCGACCTCATTCACGAATTCGACCTGGCGCGCTGGTGGTTCGGTGAGTTCGAACACGTCACCGGCCATTCCGGGAAATTCAGCATGCTCGATATCGATGCGGAAGACACCGCCACCATTCTGCTCAAAAAGAAAGAAGGCCCGCCGCTGGTGACGATCAACATGGATTACGTTTCCCGCCAGCCCGTCCGGCGGTACGAGCTGGTGGGCGACCGCGCCACCCTGGTCTGGGACCTGGGAGAGCGGACTCTGAAAAAAATCGGCGCGCGCGAAACCGAGATCATCGATTGCGGTGTTTCGGGCTTTGACATGGTGGATTCCTACAGAACGGCGATGCGGCATTTCATCCAGTGCGTCGAAACCCTGCAACCGACCTGCCTGGATGTCACCGACGGATTGAAAACCACCGAACTGGCCCTCAAAGCCAGGCTGGGAGTGGGCTTGTGA
- a CDS encoding alpha-ketoacid dehydrogenase subunit beta, whose product MGVNNDQRILKYREALNEGLTQAMDADPSVFVMGCGVDDEGGIFGTTRAAFEKFGKDRVMDVPLAENSIAGIGVGAALLGKRPVIVHARNDFLLLAMDQIINHAAKWEIMSGGKMNCPMLIRAIIGRGWGQAAQHSQSLQAFFSHVPGLKVMLPASAYDAKGLLMAALEDTGTVLSIEHRLLYETESHVPAEKYTVPLGKAAVKREGADVTIVAFSFMVKDSLDAASSLSEEGIDVEVLDPRCSSPLDMDCILDSVRKTGRLIVADTGWTSFGITAEIAARVQELLFDSLKAPILRVALPDKNTPCSGPLEKDFYPGVEDICQAARRVTGATGEMKAGDRTAPLEHSTFQGPF is encoded by the coding sequence ATGGGTGTGAACAACGATCAACGGATTCTCAAATACCGCGAAGCGCTGAACGAAGGCCTGACGCAGGCGATGGACGCCGACCCGAGCGTGTTCGTCATGGGATGCGGCGTGGACGACGAGGGCGGTATCTTCGGCACCACGCGCGCCGCGTTCGAAAAGTTCGGCAAGGACCGCGTGATGGATGTGCCGCTGGCGGAAAACTCGATCGCCGGCATCGGCGTCGGCGCGGCCCTGCTTGGCAAGCGGCCGGTCATCGTGCACGCGCGCAACGACTTCCTGCTTCTCGCCATGGACCAGATCATCAACCACGCCGCCAAGTGGGAGATCATGAGCGGCGGCAAGATGAACTGTCCCATGCTCATCCGCGCCATCATCGGCCGCGGCTGGGGTCAGGCGGCGCAACATTCGCAGAGCCTGCAGGCGTTTTTCTCACACGTGCCCGGCCTGAAAGTGATGCTCCCCGCTTCCGCTTACGACGCCAAGGGCCTGCTGATGGCCGCGCTGGAAGACACCGGCACCGTACTCTCCATCGAACACCGTTTGTTGTATGAGACCGAATCCCACGTACCCGCAGAAAAGTACACCGTGCCGCTTGGAAAAGCCGCCGTGAAACGCGAAGGTGCGGACGTGACAATCGTAGCGTTTTCGTTTATGGTGAAGGACTCTTTGGACGCCGCAAGCTCTCTCAGCGAAGAGGGCATCGATGTGGAAGTCCTGGATCCGCGTTGCTCCAGTCCTCTGGATATGGACTGCATTCTCGATTCCGTGCGCAAGACGGGACGCTTGATCGTTGCCGACACCGGCTGGACCAGTTTCGGTATTACCGCGGAGATCGCGGCGCGGGTTCAGGAGCTCTTGTTCGATTCCCTCAAAGCCCCCATCCTGCGCGTGGCGCTTCCCGACAAAAACACGCCGTGCAGTGGCCCCCTCGAAAAAGATTTTTATCCCGGCGTGGAAGACATCTGCCAGGCCGCTCGCCGCGTCACCGGCGCGACGGGTGAAATGAAAGCCGGCGACCGCACCGCCCCCCTCGAACACTCCACCTTCCAGGGCCCGTTTTAG
- a CDS encoding NUDIX domain-containing protein, translating to MTDFSQNESLPVFVGAIVSDPDGRILCQLRDNKPGIQYPGYWTCSPGGHVEPGEPLTDAILRELHEEFEIEVDALQPLTTLRYTAADPEPPGVYNAFTAHLRTPVSEVRCNEGQKVDFFRPDAIRKLNVHPISLRFLDLFLTGKTEALS from the coding sequence GTGACCGATTTCAGCCAGAACGAATCCCTGCCCGTCTTCGTGGGCGCGATCGTGAGCGACCCCGACGGCCGAATCCTTTGCCAGTTGCGCGACAACAAGCCCGGCATCCAGTATCCGGGGTACTGGACCTGCTCGCCGGGCGGCCATGTGGAACCGGGGGAACCGCTCACGGACGCCATCCTGCGCGAACTGCACGAGGAATTTGAAATCGAGGTGGATGCACTGCAGCCGCTGACCACCCTGCGCTACACGGCGGCGGACCCGGAACCCCCGGGCGTGTACAACGCATTCACCGCCCACCTGCGCACCCCGGTGTCCGAAGTGCGGTGCAACGAGGGGCAGAAAGTGGACTTTTTTCGGCCGGACGCCATCCGGAAACTCAACGTCCACCCCATCAGCCTGCGGTTTCTCGATTTGTTTTTGACAGGGAAAACCGAGGCGTTATCCTGA